Proteins from one Triticum aestivum cultivar Chinese Spring chromosome 7A, IWGSC CS RefSeq v2.1, whole genome shotgun sequence genomic window:
- the LOC123149331 gene encoding protein QUIRKY, giving the protein MADGGPPHAHGQMVRRLAVEVVDARDLVPKDGLGTSSAYAVADFDGQRKRTRTVPRDLNPQWHERLEFAVPDPAAMHAESLDVSLYHDRRFNPSGGGAGGGKNHFLGRVRIYGSQFSRRGEEGIVYFPLEKRSLLSWIRGEVGLKIYYYDEPAVPPPPPPEDRPPEGADNAPPPEVPPEQPRELPPELPEPTEAAVEVQQPQAQPPVIIVEEAPMHGPHGPIMPPPMMHGHMMPPPMHGPHGPMMHGPHGPMMHARMMPPQPEPEPEPQPQREPGPGPDGAEMHPPELRKERMASTNGHVRVPRHPSGGFGPDYYTAASPRVISGRFASAGEAVEPVQSTYDLVEPMRYLFVRIVRVRGIRACEGPYVKIQAGPHCLRSRPGRDVSGTGSPEWNQVFAVSHAKPEPTLEISVWDGGAPSPADAFLGGVCFDLSDVPVRDQPDGPLAAQWYRLEGGEPGMVTGDIMVSVWIGTQADDVFPEAWNTDAPYAAYTRAKVYQSPKLWYLRASIIEAQDLRVPTPPPGLPFDVRVKVQLGFQSARTRRSVASSSGSAFAWSEDLMFVASEPLDDTLVLLVEDRSMIKEPALLGHATIPVSSVEQRLDERQIVASRWFNLEGGMGHGDSGDQQGQAPPGFYSGRLHLRLSLEGGYHVLDEAAHVCSDYRPTAKQLWKPPVGVLELGIVGACGLLPMKTKGGSKGSTDAYCVAKYGKKWVRTRTVTDTFNPRWNEQYTWQVYDPCTVLTVAVFDNWRMFAGAGDERQDYRIGKVRVRVSTLETNRAYTASYPLLVLLRPGLKKMGEVQLAVRFSSPAHLPDTWATYTSPLLPRMHYLRPIGVAQQEALRGAAVRTVAAWLARSEPPLGPEVVRYMLDADAHTWSVRRAKANWFRIMGVLAWAVGLERWLDGVRRWRNPSTTVLLHVLYLVLVWYPELVVPTASLYVFLIGVWYYRFRPRAPAGMDARLSQADTVDGDELEEEFDAVPAPDVLRLRYERLRTLAGRVQRVMGDVAAQGERLQALVSWRDPRASRIFVGVCLAVAVALYAMPPKMVAVASGFYYLRHPMFRDPMPAAAVNFFRRLPSLSDRML; this is encoded by the coding sequence ATGGCGGACGGGGGGCCGCCGCACGCGCACGGGCAGATGGTCCGCAGgctggcggtggaggtggtggacgCGCGGGACCTGGTGCCCAAGGACGGGCTCGGCACCTCCAGCGCCTACGCGGTGGCCGACTTCGACGGACAGCGCAAGCGCACGCGGACCGTGCCGCGGGACCTCAACCCGCAGTGGCACGAGCGCCTCGAGTTCGCCGTGCCCGACCCGGCCGCCATGCACGCCGAGTCGCTCGACGTCTCGCTCTACCACGACCGCCGCTTCAACCCCTCCGGCGGGGGCGCCGGGGGCGGCAAGAACCACTTCCTCGGCCGCGTCCGCATCTACGGCTCCCAGTTCTCGCGCCGCGGCGAGGAGGGCATTGTCTACTTCCCGCTCGAGAAGCGCAGCCTGCTCAGCTGGATCCGCGGCGAGGTCGGCCTCAAGATCTACTACTACGACGAGCCGGCcgtgccgcccccgccgccgccggaggaccgGCCGCCCGAGGGGGCTGACAACGCGCCGCCGCCCGAGGTCCCGCCGGAACAGCCCAGGGAGCTCCCACCTGAGCTCCCAGAGCCGACGGAGGCCGCCGTGGAGGTGCAGCAGCCGCAGGCGCAGCCTCCGGTCATCATCGTGGAGGAAGCTCCCATGCACGGGCCACACGGTCCCATAATGCCGCCGCCCATGATGCACGGCCACATGATGCCGCCGCCGATGCATGGGCCACACGGCCCGATGATGCATGGTCCGCACGGTCCCATGATGCACGCCCGGATGATGCCACCGCagccagagcctgagccggagccgCAGCCGCAGCGTGAACCAGGGCCGGGGCCCGACGGGGCAGAAATGCACCCGCCTGAGCTCCGCAAGGAACGGATGGCGTCGACCAACGGGCATGTCCGCGTCCCCCGACACCCGAGCGGCGGCTTCGGGCCTGATTACTACACGGCCGCCTCTCCCCGCGTCATCTCCGGGCGGTTCGCGTCCGCCGGCGAGGCCGTCGAGCCGGTGCAGTCGACGTACGACCTGGTGGAGCCGATGCGATACCTCTTCGTGCGCATCGTGCGGGTGCGCGGCATCCGCGCCTGCGAGGGCCCCTACGTCAAGATCCAAGCCGGCCCGCACTGCCTCCGCTCCCGGCCGGGCCGCGACGTCTCCGGCACCGGCAGCCCCGAGTGGAACCAGGTGTTCGCCGTCAGCCATGCGAAGCCGGAGCCGACTCTCGAGATATCCGTCTGGGACGGCGGGGCGCCATCTCCGGCGGACGCCTTCCTCGGCGGAGTGTGCTTCGATCTCTCCGACGTGCCCGTCCGCGACCAGCCGGACGGACCGCTGGCGGCGCAGTGGTACCGGCTCGAGGGCGGCGAGCCGGGCATGGTCACAGGGGACATCATGGTGTCGGTGTGGATCGGCACGCAGGCCGACGACGTGTTCCCGGAGGCCTGGAACACCGACGCGCCCTACGCCGCCTACACCCGCGCCAAGGTGTACCAGTCGCCCAAGCTGTGGTACCTGCGGGCGTCGATCATCGAGGCGCAGGACCTGCGCGTGCCGACGCCGCCGCCGGGGCTGCCGTTCGACGTGCGCGTCAAGGTCCAGCTCGGCTTCCAGTCGGCGCGCACCCGCCGGTCGGTGGCCAGCAGCAGCGGCTCGGCGTTCGCGTGGTCCGAGGACCTCATGTTCGTCGCGTCCGAGCCGCTGGACGACACCCTCGTCCTGCTCGTGGAGGACCGGTCGATGATCAAGGAGCCTGCTCTGCTCGGCCACGCCACCATCCCCGTGAGCTCCGTCGAGCAGCGCCTCGACGAGCGGCAGATCGTCGCGTCAAGATGGTTCAATCTCGAGGGCGGCATGGGTCATGGAGACAGCGGGGATCAGCAGGGACAAGCACCTCCAGGGTTCTACTCGGGCAGGCTGCACCTTCGACTCTCGCTGGAGGGAGGATACCACGTGCTCGACGAGGCGGCGCACGTGTGCAGCGACTACCGGCCGACGGCGAAGCAGCTGTGGAAGCCGCCGGTGGGCGTGCTGGAGCTCGGCATCGTCGGAGCGTGCGGCCTGCTCCCCATGAAGACGAAAGGAGGGTCCAAGGGCTCCACGGACGCCTACTGCGTGGCCAAGTACGGCAAGAAGTGGGTGCGCACGCGCACCGTCACCGACACCTTCAACCCGCGCTGGAACGAGCAGTACACGTGGCAGGTGTACGACCCGTGCACGGTGCTCACCGTCGCCGTCTTCGACAACTGGCGCATGTtcgccggcgccggcgacgagcgccaGGACTACCGCATCGGCAAGGTGCGCGTGCGCGTCTCCACGCTCGAGACCAACCGCGCCTACACCGCGTCCTACCCGCTGCTCGTGCTGCTGCGCCCGGGGCTCAAGAAGATGGGCGAGGTGCAGCTCGCCGTGCGCTTCTCGTCGCCGGCGCACCTCCCCGACACCTGGGCCACCTACACCTCGCCGCTCCTGCCGCGCATGCACTACCTCCGCCCCATCGGCGTCGCGCAGCAGGAGGCGCTGCGGGGCGCGGCCGTGCGCACCGTGGCAGCATGGCTGGCGCGCTCCGAGCCGCCGCTCGGGCCGGAGGTGGTGCGCTACATGCTGGACGCGGACGCGCACACCTGGAGCGTGCGCCGCGCCAAGGCCAACTGGTTCCGCATCATGGGGGTGCTCGCCTGGGCCGTCGGGCTGGAGCGGTGGCTCGACGGCGTGCGGCGCTGGCGCAACCcctccaccaccgtcctcctccacgtcCTCTACCTCGTCCTCGTCTGGTACCCCGAGCTGGTGGTGCCCACCGCGTCGCTCTACGTCTTCCTCATCGGCGTCTGGTACTACCGGTtccggccgcgggcgccggccggCATGGACGCGCGGCTGTCGCAGGCCGACACCGTGgacggcgacgagctggaggaggagTTCGACGCCGTCCCGGCGCCCGACGTCCTCCGGCTACGGTACGAGAGGCTGCGCACGCTGGCCGGGCGGGTGCAGCGCGTCATGGGCGACGTCGCGGCGCAGGGCGAGCGGCTGCAGGCGCTGGTGAGCTGGAGGGACCCGCGGGCGAGCCGGATCTTCGTCGGCGTCTGCCTGGCCGTCGCCGTGGCGCTGTACGCGATGCCGCCCAAGATGGTGGCCGTGGCGAGCGGGTTCTACTACCTCCGCCACCCCATGTTCCGGGACCCGATGCCCGCCGCGGCCGTCAACTTCTTCCGCCGCCTGCCCAGCCTCTCTGACAGGATGCTATGA